In Oncorhynchus keta strain PuntledgeMale-10-30-2019 chromosome 36, Oket_V2, whole genome shotgun sequence, the DNA window ATATTTTtagttctgatggggtatgacagttgaactaagctcatgagactTCAAGAATCAATGAGTATATAATTTATCAAAGTCCAAAAATGGAAGTACCAATCGCATTTTGCCGCTTTAGATACATTTAAAATGTGCAGCTCATTAGACGACAGAAAACTACAAACGCTTTACGTTAATCTTTCGTAATGTGTTGTCACTACAGTAACAGCAATATACGACCAAAGATGGCGCCCCACGTTTGTCTCTTGTGAGGAAATGTTGTTAGAGAAAATACTATTTCACGTATCTAGGCAGTTTTGCGATAGTTTATTGTGAAAGCAAgatattacatttatattttcgcTATTTACTTGTGATAATTGTATTGTGCAAGCCGCAATGGCGATGCAAGGTGGGACTGCACTTCAGGAGAAGGTCAGTCGGATGTTGAGCAGAAAGCATAAAAAGCCCGTTCTGAAACCCAACAAGCCGCTTGTTCTGAAAGATGAGGTCGCCAACAGGAAAATGAAGAAAGGGGGTAAGGCTTTTCTGTTAAAGGCTTCCATATTAACCTGTGTAATGACATGTTCTATCCAGTGGATACGGATGTAGACCAAACACAGCCAACAGCCCAGTAGATTTAGTTAGCTAATTGCACGTTTTGTTATTTATTGCTTTACGATTTGTACTGCACGACACGTTTCCCCTAAACGGTGCGCACCGTTCTTCAACAGTCTTGAGGTACGTTTGCTAGCGGTTGGCAAGGTGTGACCTTATCAATATGGGTGTGAATTACTATTTTAAATCGCAACCTCGTGCAGCACACAGAACACACGATCGTCCTCTGGCCCATCATAATCACGTCGTTCTTcaactggggtgtattcattccgccaaaCATTGGCAACTAAAACGAGTTTCTATTTGAGAAATGCGGGTCGGTTCCTCCCCGTTTCATTTGCTTCTGTTTACGAAACGTTTAGGAACATAATAGTCGGAATTAATTTCCCCTGGTCGTGCTGTTCAGTACAGCATAGTTTAGGTGGAATTGAACATTGCACACTGTTCTGTCTACTGAACGTGCCCCAGCTCTCTACACTCTGATTGGTCGGCTGTGTTGACTGTTACATctcttatttacaatgtgcaTAAATGACACACTCCTGAAATCATTGTAGATCAGTCATCAGTATGCTGAATTAGTAGTACCTTATAATTTTGACAACAGCAGGAAAGTGATTACACTGTTTTCCCACAGAGGCCACATGCGTCACAGAGATGTCCATGATGATGGCGTgctggaagcagaacaacttcgTCGACACCCTCTGCTCCAATGAAATGCAGTCCTTCTATAAGTGTGTTGAGAAAGCCCAGGTATGTTGCTGCTACTCGGTGTACAGGAAATCCTTGCTCCAGGCATATtgcacacacccctctctcccgACCCCCTGTTGTTTTAAACTAGGTCAGCACGGTTATGTTCTTTTATTAAACATTTTGCTAGGAGACAAGGGCCAAGGTAATGAGACGGCACAGGTAACATAATTTTCTCTGCCGTTAACTGTCTTGAGTCATAACCAAACTTTCCCCCTGCCCAGTTTCCTTTAGGGTCTTCCCTCCTGTTTCGCTTTTTATTTGTGTCAGGGCTAATTTCCCCTCAGCTGAGGTGCCCAGCTACTGCATGCTATTTTAGTGCCGCACAGATGGATAACAAGTTATTAGCTTAATTACGCTTTCAGTTTAGTGTCTACAAGTAGTAATACATTATTTATAAATGTGAATAAATACactatatttacaaaagtatgtggacaccacatCAAATgggtggattcggctatttcagccacacccgttgctgacaggtatataaaatcaagcacacaaccatgcaatctccatagacaaacattggcaatagaatgttctcgctgaagagctcagtgacttcaacgtggcaccatcataggatgacaacttttcaacaagtcagttcgtcaaaattctgctctgctagagctgccccggtcaactgtaagggagcctcatgaaatgggtttctgtggccgagcagccgcactcaagcctaagatcaccatgcgcaattccaagtgtcggctggagtggtgtaaagctcgccgccattggactctggagcagtggaaacacgttctctggagtgatgaatcacactgaCATCTGGaagtccgacagacgaatctgggtttggcagataccAGAAGAATGcaacctgcccgaatgcatagtaccaactgtcAAGTTTGGTAGGGGAGGAATAATGGTCCGGGGCTGTTTTTAATGGTTCGGACTCGGCCCCTAGGTGAAGGGaagtcttaacgctacagcatacaatgacattctgctTCCAACTTTATAGCAACAgtctggggaaggccctttcctgtttccgcatgacaatgcccctgtgcacaaagtgaggcccatacataaatggtttgttaagatcggtgtggaagaacctgactggcctgcacagagccctgacctcagaTGAAGATGGTGCCGACGGATATGGCAGCATCTCGACTAGCTCTTAGGAAACTTttcagtatttttttattttatgtactcttttttttacattattagctcaggaaatgttttgtgtcataaaatacagccgggaagaactattgcaTATTAGagtggcggtaactcaccagaacTGTAAGCATTACGACCATTATGACCAGAAGGAGAAGATTTTTGTTCACTCTCCCCAGAGCAATTTAACTTATTCCAGAGGCCTACCCAAAACATCGCCTACGGAGGAGAGGCACTCGAGGCGGCCTGCTGGTTCGACTTAGGAGgtgcgcacaccacccaccgcttccgagtatattactcgctaatgttcagtctttgGATAACAAATTTGAAGAGCAAGAATTTATTTCCAGAGAGTCATCGGGGCCTGTAACAtactttgcttcacggaaacatggctctcttggGATACTCTGTCGGAGTTGTTAAAGCCAGCAAGATTCTCAGTACATCACGCAGACCGGAATAAATGGGGAagggtggaggggtgtgtttcatgattaacgactcatggtgcaATTCTaggaacatacaggaactcaagtcattttgttcacccgacctagaatacctcgcAATTAAATGCcgaccatattatctcccaagagaagtCTCCAACGTCATTGCCAAGGCCATTTACATCCCACCTCAAGCCGAAACCTTGACGACTCTCAAACAACTTCATGCAAACtgtaaaccacatatcctgaggctgcatttattatagctggggattttaacaaagaaaATATGAGGACTAGGCTGCCGAAGCTCTATCCACATATTGACTGTTCGACTCGTGCTACTAAGACTCTTGACCATTGCTATTCAAACTTGTGGAATGCTTACAaggccctcctttcggcaaatctgaccacgactccatcttgctcctcccatcctataggcagaaactcaaacaggaagtgcccGTGCTTCAtactattcaatgctggtctgaccaatcagaatccacgtttcaggattgttttgatcacatggactgggatatgttccgggtagcttgCGAAAATAATCGCATACACAGATAAGGTgactgagtttataaggaagtgtataggagatgtagtACTCacagtgactattaaaacctaccctaaccagaaaccgtggatagatggtagcattcgtgcaaaactgaaagcgcgaaccaccacatttaacaatggcaaggtgactggtaatatGGCAGAATAtcaacagtgtagttattcacgCCGCAAGGCAATCAAGCAAGCTTAACGTCAGTATAAAGATAATCACGGACTACAACaggaaaaccagccacattgCAGAGACCGACATCTTGCTTCCGGACAGGctaaatacattttttgcacGCTTTGAGGATAACCCAGTGCCGCCGACGGCCCACTACCAAAGACTGtggtctctccttctccatgtccGACGTGAGTAAAAAGTGTAAacgcgttaaccctcgcaaggctgccggcccagacggcatccctagccgcgtcctcggagcatgcgcagaccagcgggcatattcaatctctccctatcccagtctgctgtccccacatgtttcaagatggccaccaatgttcctgtacccaagaaggcaaacgtaactgaacttaatgactatcgccctgtagcactcacctctgtcatcatgaagtactttgagagactagtcaaggatcatatcacctctagcttacctgccaccctagacccatttcaatttgcttaccgccccaatagaccCACATATGATACAATCGCCATCACtctacacactgccctatcccacctggacaagaggaatacctatgtaagaatgctttttattgactatagctcagcattcaacaccatagtaccctccaagctcatcattaagcttaaggccctgggtctgaaccacaCCCTGTGCAACTTTGTCCTGGATTTCTTGAttggccgtccccaggtggtgaaggtaggaaacattaCCTCCACTCCgcttatcctcaacactggggccccacaagggtgcgtgttcagcacccttctgtactccctgttcacccatgactgcatggccaagcacgcctccaacacaatcatcaagtttgcagacgacacaacagtagtatgcttgattaccaaaaatgacgagacagcctacagggatgaggtgagggctctgggagtgtggtgcctggaaaacaatctcactcaacgtcaacaaaacaaaggagatgattgtggacttcaagaaacagcagagggtgcacccccttctccactgcggtcccgtcaatGTAGATAAGGTGgatagcttcaagttccttggcgtacgcatcactgacaaactgaaatgaaccacccacacagacagtatggTAAAGAAGGTGCAActgagcctcttcaacctcaggaggctacaTAAAgttgtcttgtcacctaaaaccctcacaaacctttacagacgcacaattgaaagcatcccgTCGTGCTGTATCAACGCCTGGTACGGAAATTGCACCTCCcgcaaccacaaggctctccaacgcatcactggggcaaactacctgccctccaggacacctacagcacccgatgtcacaggaaggtcaaaaagatcatcaaggacatcaaccacctgagccactgcctgttcaccccactaaaGCTGGtgcagagagactgaaaaacagcttctatctcaaggtaatcagactgttaaacagccatcactagcacattagaggctgctgcctataggcatagactagaaatcactggccactttaaggaattgaacactagttactttaataatgtttacatatcttgcattactaatctcatatgtgtatacactgttttctatactattctactgtatcttagtccgctccgctctgacatcactcattcatatgtatagtcttaattcattcctaaTTATatctgtgtgtattaggtatatgttgtgtaatttgttagatattactgcactgccggagctagaagcacaagcattttgtttcacctgcaataacatctgctaatcacatgtatgtgactaattaaaatgtgattttaatttGAACCCCATCCAACAACATTGGGATGAATTTGAACGCCGACCAAGAGCCagtcctaatcgcccaacatcagtgcccgacctcactaatgctcttgtggctgaatggaagcaagtccccacagcaatgttccagcatctagtgtaaagccttcccagaagagtggaagctgttattgcagcaagggggggaccaactccatattaatgcccatgaattTGGAATGATATGTTCGATGAGCTGATGCCCACAtacgtttggtcatgtagtgtatctcaaGCCGATATGTTTTTAAATTAattagtatttgtatttattatggatccccattacctgctgccaaggcaacagctactctttcagggatccagcaaaattaaggcagttataaaAGTTTTAAAGcattacatacagtgccttgcgaaagtattcggcccccttgaactttgcaaccttttgccacatttcaggcttcaaacataaagatataaaactgtatttttttgtgaagaatcaacaacaagtgggacacaatcatgaagtggaacgacatttattggatatgaactttttttaacaaatcaaaaactgaaaaattgggcgtgca includes these proteins:
- the chchd1 gene encoding coiled-coil-helix-coiled-coil-helix domain-containing protein 1, whose product is MAMQGGTALQEKVSRMLSRKHKKPVLKPNKPLVLKDEVANRKMKKGEATCVTEMSMMMACWKQNNFVDTLCSNEMQSFYKCVEKAQIAVKNKSEQHTIGQSGRLQPKQATILLKRYPNLHIEI